One window of Triplophysa rosa linkage group LG8, Trosa_1v2, whole genome shotgun sequence genomic DNA carries:
- the ctps1b gene encoding CTP synthase 1b isoform X2, which yields MGQAKVSVDDDGVEPEVCVIELGGTVGDIESMPFIEAFRQFQFKVRRENFCNIHVSLVPQPNSTGEQKTKPTQNSVRELRGLGLSPDLIVCRCSTPLETAVKEKISMFCHVEPEQVICIHDVSSLYRVPLLLEDQGIVDYFCRRLHLPVEMRQRKMLTKWKEMSDRSDRLLEKTSIALVGKYTKLSDSYASVIKALEHSALAISYKLEVKYIDSADLEPATQQEEPVKYHEAWQKLCSSDGVLVPGGFGVRGTEGKIQAINWARKQKKPFLGVCLGMQLAVCEFARNVLGWKDANSTEFDPETKHPVVIEMPEHNPGGQKGGTMRLGKRRTMFKSTSSVIRKLYGDAEYVDERHRHRFEVNPELKHHFEERGFRFVGEDLEGERMEIIELEDHSYFVGVQYHPEFTSRPIKPSPPYFGLLLAASGKLQNYLQKGCRLSPRDTYSDRSGSSSPDSEISEIKFPSVS from the exons ATGGGACAGGCTAAAGTCTCAGTGGACGATGACGGTGTTGAACCAGAAGTCTGTGTCATTGAG CTTGGAGGTACAGTTGGAGATATCGAGAGTATGCCTTTCAttgaagctttcagacagttTCAGTTTAAAGTGAGACGGGAAAACTTTTGCAACATCCATGTCAGCCTGGTCCCTCAG CCTAATTCTACAGGCGAACAAAAAACCAAACCCACACAGAACAGCGTTCGAGAGCTTCGTGGACTAGGCTTATCCCCAGACCTG ATTGTTTGTCGTTGTTCCACTCCATTGGAGACTGCCGTCAAAGAGAAGATCTCCATGTTTTGCCATGTAGAACCTGAGCAG GTGATCTGCATACATGACGTCTCCTCCCTCTACAGAGTACCTTTACTGCTGGAGGATCAAGGTATAGTTGACTATTTCTGCCGCAGGCTGCATTTGCCCGTTGAAATGAGGCAACGTAAAATGCTGACAAAGTGGAAGGAGATGTCCGACAG ATCTGACAGACTCTTGGAGAAAACTTCCATTGCTTTAGTGGGCAAGTACACCAAACTGTCCGATTCCTATGCTTCAGTGATTAAAGCCCTGGAGCACTCGGCCCTGGCTATCAGCTATAAGCTAGAGGTCAAG TACATAGATTCTGCAGACCTGGAGCCAGCTACACAGCAAGAGGAGCCGGTGAAATACCACGAGGCCTGGCAGAAGCTCTGCAGTTCTGA TGGCGTTCTTGTTCCTGGAGGCTTTGGGGTACGAGGTACTGAGGGAAAAATCCAAGCCATCAACTGGGCAAGAAAGCAGAAAAAGCCATTTTTAG GTGTTTGTTTGGGTATGCAGCTGGCAGTGTGTGAATTTGCTCGTAATGTGCTTGGTTGGAAAG ATGCCAATTCTACCGAATTTGATCCAGAAACAAAACATCCTGTG GTGATTGAAATGCCAGAGCACAACCCTGGTGGGCAGAAGGGAGGAACCATGCGGTTGGGGAAAAGGCGGACCATGTTTAAAAGCACCTCCAGTGTTATTC GAAAGCTGTATGGAGATGCTGAATATGTGGATGAAAGGCACCGTCATCGCTTTGAG GTGAATCCAGAACTGAAGCATCACTTTGAGGAGAGAGGGTTCCGATTTGTGGGTGAAGATCTGGAGGGGGAACGAATGGAGATCATTGAACTTGAGG ATCATTCTTATTTTGTTGGCGTACAGTACCACCCTGAGTTCACCTCTCGCCCCATCAAACCCTCACCACCTTATTTTGGCCTTTTACTGGCAGCATCTGGGAAACTGCAGAACTACCTGCAGAAAGGCTGTAGACTCTCACCTCG GGATACTTACAGTGACCGGAGTGGCAGCAGTTCACCAGACTCTGAAATCTCTGAGATTAAATTCCCATCAGtttcttaa
- the taf12 gene encoding transcription initiation factor TFIID subunit 12 — MTQYPSQTSRSNFYTVVKAEASSTPPISTMANSTVAPGKVPGTPGPAGRLSPEGPQVLSKKKLQDLVREIDPNEQLDEDVEEMLLQIADDFIESVVTAACQLARHRKSNTLEVKDVQLHLERQWNMWIPGFGSDEIRPYKKACTTEAHKQRMALIRKTTKK; from the exons ATGACACAGTACCCATCACAGACCAGTCGCTCAAACTTCTACACTGTTGTGAAAGCAGAAGCTTCCTCCACACCGCCCATCTCCACCATGGCCAACAGTACTGTCGCTCCAGGCAAAGTCCCAGGCACCCCTGGGCCTGCAGGGAGACTGAGTCCTGAAGGTCCTCAG GTGCTCAGTAAGAAGAAGCTGCAGGATCTTGTGCGGGAAATTGACCCTAATGAACAACTTGACGAAGATGTGGAGGAG ATGCTCTTGCAGATTGCAGATGACTTCATCGAAAGCGTGGTGACCGCTGCATGCCAGCTTGCCCGACACAGAAAGTCGAACACTCTTGAAGTAAAGGATGTCCAGTTGCATCTTG AACGCCAGTGGAATATGTGGATTCCTGGCTTTGGTTCAGATGAGATCCGACCGTACAAGAAGGCATGCACGACAGAAGCTCACAAACAG AGAATGGCACTGATTCGCAAAACAACCAAAAAGTAG
- the LOC130558387 gene encoding ras-related protein Rab-42-like — protein MELIKTHHQEVEPGVKVELQLLEAGDEFWPATHNCLPGVKGILLVFDLGSRTSFEHAEYLHREMCSMKHLDTVLCQQDWQAPYFEVSAKTGHNVAEIFELLTRRIYQGMLSG, from the exons ATGGAGTTAATAAAGACTCACCACCAAGAAGTTGAGCCGGGAGTGAAAGTGGAGCTGCAGCTTTTGGAGGCAGGTGACGAGTTTTG GCCTGCTACACACAATTGCTTACCTGGAGTGAAAGGAATCCTGCTGGTGTTTGACCTGGGTAGTAGAACATCTTTCGAACATGCTGAGTACCTGCACAGAGAGATGTGCAGCATGAAGCATCTCGACACTGTGCTTTGCCAACAAGACTGGCAAGCACCATACTTCGAGGTCTCGGCCAAAACTGGTCACAATGTGGCCGAGATTTTTGAGCTGTTGACCCGGCGGATATATCAAGGCATGCTGAGTGGATAG
- the ctps1b gene encoding CTP synthase 1b isoform X1 has protein sequence MKYILVTGGVISGIGKGIIASSVGTILKSCGLHVTAIKIDPYINIDAGTFSPYEHGEVFVLDDGGEVDLDLGNYERFLDIRLTRDNNLTTGKIYQSVITKERRGDYLGKTVQVVPHITDAIQEWVMGQAKVSVDDDGVEPEVCVIELGGTVGDIESMPFIEAFRQFQFKVRRENFCNIHVSLVPQPNSTGEQKTKPTQNSVRELRGLGLSPDLIVCRCSTPLETAVKEKISMFCHVEPEQVICIHDVSSLYRVPLLLEDQGIVDYFCRRLHLPVEMRQRKMLTKWKEMSDRSDRLLEKTSIALVGKYTKLSDSYASVIKALEHSALAISYKLEVKYIDSADLEPATQQEEPVKYHEAWQKLCSSDGVLVPGGFGVRGTEGKIQAINWARKQKKPFLGVCLGMQLAVCEFARNVLGWKDANSTEFDPETKHPVVIEMPEHNPGGQKGGTMRLGKRRTMFKSTSSVIRKLYGDAEYVDERHRHRFEVNPELKHHFEERGFRFVGEDLEGERMEIIELEDHSYFVGVQYHPEFTSRPIKPSPPYFGLLLAASGKLQNYLQKGCRLSPRDTYSDRSGSSSPDSEISEIKFPSVS, from the exons ATGAAGTACATACTGGTGACAGGGGGGGTGATATCTGGCATTGGTAAGGGCATCATAGCCAGCAGTGTGGGCACAATACTCAAATCCTGTGGTCTGCATGTCACTGCTATTAAGATCGACCCCTACATTAATATTGATGCCGGCACCTTCTCTCCCTATGAACATG GTGAGGTATTCGTGCTGGATGATGGCGGTGAAGTCGACTTGGATTTAGGGAACTACGAGCGTTTTTTGGACATCCGGCTAACCAGGGACAACAATCTGACCACCGGGAAGATCTACCAGTCTGTTATAACGAAAGAGAGAAGAGGGGATTATCTGGGGAAAACTGTACAAG TGGTACCGCACATTACGGATGCTATTCAGGAATGGGTTATGGGACAGGCTAAAGTCTCAGTGGACGATGACGGTGTTGAACCAGAAGTCTGTGTCATTGAG CTTGGAGGTACAGTTGGAGATATCGAGAGTATGCCTTTCAttgaagctttcagacagttTCAGTTTAAAGTGAGACGGGAAAACTTTTGCAACATCCATGTCAGCCTGGTCCCTCAG CCTAATTCTACAGGCGAACAAAAAACCAAACCCACACAGAACAGCGTTCGAGAGCTTCGTGGACTAGGCTTATCCCCAGACCTG ATTGTTTGTCGTTGTTCCACTCCATTGGAGACTGCCGTCAAAGAGAAGATCTCCATGTTTTGCCATGTAGAACCTGAGCAG GTGATCTGCATACATGACGTCTCCTCCCTCTACAGAGTACCTTTACTGCTGGAGGATCAAGGTATAGTTGACTATTTCTGCCGCAGGCTGCATTTGCCCGTTGAAATGAGGCAACGTAAAATGCTGACAAAGTGGAAGGAGATGTCCGACAG ATCTGACAGACTCTTGGAGAAAACTTCCATTGCTTTAGTGGGCAAGTACACCAAACTGTCCGATTCCTATGCTTCAGTGATTAAAGCCCTGGAGCACTCGGCCCTGGCTATCAGCTATAAGCTAGAGGTCAAG TACATAGATTCTGCAGACCTGGAGCCAGCTACACAGCAAGAGGAGCCGGTGAAATACCACGAGGCCTGGCAGAAGCTCTGCAGTTCTGA TGGCGTTCTTGTTCCTGGAGGCTTTGGGGTACGAGGTACTGAGGGAAAAATCCAAGCCATCAACTGGGCAAGAAAGCAGAAAAAGCCATTTTTAG GTGTTTGTTTGGGTATGCAGCTGGCAGTGTGTGAATTTGCTCGTAATGTGCTTGGTTGGAAAG ATGCCAATTCTACCGAATTTGATCCAGAAACAAAACATCCTGTG GTGATTGAAATGCCAGAGCACAACCCTGGTGGGCAGAAGGGAGGAACCATGCGGTTGGGGAAAAGGCGGACCATGTTTAAAAGCACCTCCAGTGTTATTC GAAAGCTGTATGGAGATGCTGAATATGTGGATGAAAGGCACCGTCATCGCTTTGAG GTGAATCCAGAACTGAAGCATCACTTTGAGGAGAGAGGGTTCCGATTTGTGGGTGAAGATCTGGAGGGGGAACGAATGGAGATCATTGAACTTGAGG ATCATTCTTATTTTGTTGGCGTACAGTACCACCCTGAGTTCACCTCTCGCCCCATCAAACCCTCACCACCTTATTTTGGCCTTTTACTGGCAGCATCTGGGAAACTGCAGAACTACCTGCAGAAAGGCTGTAGACTCTCACCTCG GGATACTTACAGTGACCGGAGTGGCAGCAGTTCACCAGACTCTGAAATCTCTGAGATTAAATTCCCATCAGtttcttaa
- the LOC130558082 gene encoding ras-related protein Rab-39B-like, whose product MDLTLWQYQFRIIMLGDSTVGKSSMLKRYTEDQFLEGINQTVGVDFYVHFLEVEPGVRVKLQFWDTAGQERFRSVTRSYYRNSVGGLLVFDLGNRDSFNHLRQWYDEVRERVHPYSVLFVLVGHKTDRAKAGERAVDRAEAENLASQLGAPYIEASSKTGHNVKEAFDLLTRRVYQGLKSGEVQVREGWDGVKTSGPTMESLQRVKLNKPAEEKKSCAC is encoded by the exons ATGGATCTCACTTTGTGGCAGTACCAGTTTCGAATCATCATGCTTGGAGACTCCACTGTGGGCAAGTCATCCATGTTGAAGCGCTACACAGAGGATCAGTTTCTGGAGGGTATTAACCAGACAGTTGGAGTGGACTTCTATGTACACTTCCTAGAGGTGGAGCCTGGGGTAAGGGTGAAATTGCAGTTCTGGGATACAGCTGGTCAAGAGAGGTTTAG ATCTGTCACTCGTTCATATTACCGCAACTCAGTTGGAGGTCTGCTTGTGTTTGATCTGGGCAACCGCGACTCCTTCAATCACCTGAGGCAGTGGTACGATGAGGTGCGCGAGCGCGTTCACCCGTACAGTGTGCTCTTCGTGCTGGTGGGGCACAAGACTGACCGAGCAAAAGCAGGAGAGCGGGCGGTGGACCGGGCTGAGGCGGAAAATCTCGCGAGCCAGCTGGGCGCTCCCTATATTGAGGCCTCATCCAAAACGGGTCACAATGTGAAAGAAGCCTTTGACCTGTTGACCCGGAGGGTTTATCAGGGGTTGAAGAGCGGAGAGGTGCAAGTGCGTGAAGGTTGGGATGGAGTCAAGACCTCAGGACCTACAATGGAATCACTCCAGAGGGTCAAACTCAATAAACCTGCTGAGGAAAAAAAGAGCTGTGCGTGTTAA